The following proteins are encoded in a genomic region of Necator americanus strain Aroian chromosome II, whole genome shotgun sequence:
- a CDS encoding hypothetical protein (NECATOR_CHRII.G4651.T1), producing MCRTAARVSSSSQEKAWSTNVAHKVAMSNGYPTGDGATRQARYPSRRPNVVDGPEKIPFCLPYISDDMSRGVRGYLRKAGLQNDVRVVEIPPANLKGQLVRNRVYDRLCTTSSCVLCPYGREGD from the coding sequence atgtgcagaacggcggcaagagtctcatcgagtagccaggaaaaagcaTGGTCTACAAATGtggcccataaagtagcaatgtccaatgggtacccaactggagatggtgctacccgacaagcacggtatccctctcgaagacccaacgtagtggatggcccagagaagatccctttctgtttaccttatatatctgatgatatgagcagaggaGTACGGGGCtatctacgaaaagcgggtctacagaatgacgtgagggttgtggaaatacctccagcaaacctcaagggtcagctggtacgtaaccgtgtgtatgatcgactctgcacaacttcCAGCTGCGTActttgcccgtatggcagagagggtgattga
- a CDS encoding hypothetical protein (NECATOR_CHRII.G4650.T1), translating into MGESKSICDYIRSGAKSRLQEKFRRLVDHQQHQKVSKSVKSTSVYADHNGNIDNKNSAQGSFRVSVIGDVLISADALSVLDLGPSFAPVQSISPEVSRKIVGSLQLVHGRLRLRAKEEERRQENRIAEQVSLPSIPFPLSLFMMYKPPELNPTVDNKFRVFATSVYSVLERFSKKHVNFNLTVAQCRGLHEIRNLITAGEIKVSVSDKGGKFVVLSRELDKAITRQHLEDDSLYVPSSANEFRKQYRRLNRVWVETTGTAGLPKNFITRLKNDLPACLVLYTLIKTHKLSENGLTSNDPRDFKMRPIISGIGGPTDRISWLLNIILNQLLKYVPAHLSSSGNFLKHLRSTSFERECVVETFDVTSLYTNVSNDVAMQAVHELLTQRQASLNMYGFSIRQITTLINEYLNFSIFRWSGQYYRQLRGLAMGQRLAPTLAIVFMAKIEKPIIDRKPLLYYRYINDCCVVCSTTSRTRRVLQYSQSAVPAH; encoded by the coding sequence ATGGGTGAGTCAAAGTCCATTTGTGATTATATTCGCTCTGGTGCTAAATCTAGACTGCAGGAAAAGTTCAGACGATTAGTAGACCATCAGCAACATCAGAAGGTTAGTAAATCTGTTAAATCTACCTCTGTATATGCAGATCACAACGGCAATATTGATAATAAGAACAGTGCACAAGGTTCATTTCGTGTTTCTGTGATTGGCGATGTACTCATCTCAGCTGACGCGCTTTCCGTTTTGGATCTCGGCCCTAGTTTCGCGCCTGTGCAATCAATAAGTCCTGAGGTATCACGCAAGATTGTGGGCAGCCTCCAATTGGTTCATGGTAGGTTGCGACtgagagcaaaagaagaagagcgaaGGCAAGAGAACAGAATAGCCGAGCAAGTATCCTTACCCTCCATACCTTTCCCGCTTTCCCTTTTTATGATGTATAAACCACCTGAACTCAACCCCACGGTAGACAACAAGTTTCGAGTGTTCGCAACATCGGTGTATTCCGTTTTGGAGCGTTTCTCGAAAAAACATGTAAATTTCAATCTCACTGTCGCGCAATGCCGAGGCCTACATGAGATTCGCAATCTTATTACAGCTGGAGAGATCAAGGTTTCCGTTAGTGATAAGGGAGGCAAATTTGTTGTTCTATCACGTGAACTAGACAAGGCGATAACGAGACAACATCTTGAGGATGACAGTCTTTATGTCCCATCCTCCGCCAATGAGTTTAGAAAGCAATATCGCCGCCTAAACAGGGTTTGGGTAGAAACAACTGGAACAGCAGGGCTcccaaaaaactttattacgcGTCTCAAGAACGACTTACCTGCATGTCTAGTCCTATACACGCTAATCAAAACTCACAAGCTCTCTGAAAATGGCCTCACTTCGAACGATCCACGTGACTTTAAAATGAGGCCTATCATTAGTGGTATCGGGGGCCCCACGGATAGAATTTCCTGGCTGCTCAACATAATCCTAAATCAGCTGCTCAAATATGTTCCTGCCCACCTCAGCAGTTCTGGcaacttcctaaaacatcTCCGCAGTACCTCAtttgagcgtgaatgtgtagtagagacctttgacgttacgtcactctatacgaacgtttcaaacgatgtagcgatgcaggctgttcacgaactgctcacgcagcgCCAGGCTTCATTGAACATGTATGGATTCAGCATTAGGCAGATCACGACATTGATAAACGAATACCtgaatttctctattttccgaTGGTCGGGACAGTACTATCGACAACTTAGAGGTctagctatgggacaaaggctggcacccactctcgccattgttttcatggccaagatagaaaagcctataatagaccgcaaaccactgttgtattatcgttacataAATGATTGTTGCGTCGTCTGCTCAACAACAAGCAGAACTAGACGCGTGCTTCAATATTCTCAATCAGCAGTGCccgcacattaa
- a CDS encoding hypothetical protein (NECATOR_CHRII.G4652.T1): MTSYLIFLACIIRSSMAASDASDPNGVYICIHVEIDNCSYVSNTFTFVNEFPRIDALKNRTYVLYKIFTPSPLKGVLRFQQMFPLLNLIVHECSPPFPFVGIFANYRALNDTIIRRQRDFNSTTTTTTTTTTTPTTTTTTTTSTTTTTTTTTTTTTTTPTTTTTTTTPTTTTPTTTTTTTTTTPTTTTTTTPTTTTTTPTTTTTTPTTITTSTSLSSTTTEPTTPSTVITSAALPSSIEMTSTTSTKKEKEDDDMTIFLLLLLGLVVLVGLIVAFFLVKKFRTMRKQQLRRKVESVQKSAEKSGTSSKKSVGAKKPAVKAKQKPSKTKKPVQKKTEKAPSEGNVKDLLHLYDAKKEKPKSRESSESQGSSPDRRKGPVAPNSLQKQEVLFGGLVHL; the protein is encoded by the exons ATGACGTCGtatttgatcttcttggcttgcatcatcagatcttcgatggccgcttccgatgcaagc GATCCAAACGGagtatatatttgtattcatgTAGAAATAGACAACTGCTCATACGTTTCCAACACTTTTACATTTGTGAACGAATTTCCCAGGATAGACGCACTCAAA AACCGAACCTACGTCCTCTATAAGATATTCACACCCAGTCCTCTAAAAGGAGTACTGCG cTTTCAACAGATGTTTCCACTCCTTAATTTA ATAGTACATGAGTGCTCCCCTCCTTTCCCGTTTGTCGGCATTTTCGCAAATTATAGAGCACTCAATGACACTATAATTCGAAGACAAAGAGACTTCAATAG cacaacaacaacaacaacaacaacaacaacaacaccaacaacaacaaccactACTACTACTAGTACCACTACTACtaccacaacaacaacaactactactactacgacaccaacaacaacaactactaCTACGacaccaacaacaacaacgccaacaacaacgacaacaacgacaacaacaacaccaacaacaacaacaacaacaactccaacaacaacaacaacaactccaacaacaacaacgacgactccaacaacaataacaacatcGACGTCATTATCATCAACAACAACGGAACCAACTACACCCTCTACAGTTATAACATCGGCAGCATTGCCTTCCTCGATCGAAATGACCAGCACTACCagtacgaaaaaagaaaaagaagatgatgatAT gactatcttccttttgttgttgttgggcCTCGTGGTGTTGGTAGGCCTAATTGTAGCTTTTTTCCTTGTGAAGAAATTCCGAACAATGCGCAAACAACAGTTGAGAAGGAAGGTTGAAAGTGTGCAAAAATCAGCGGAAAAAAGCGGAACTAGTAGTAAGAAGAGTGTTGGTGCGAAGAAACCCGCTGTAAAGGCTAAGCAAAAACCGAGTAAAACTAAGAAGCCAgttcagaagaaaactgaaaaagcaCCATCGGAAGGTAATGTGAAAGACCTCTTGCATCTGTATGAtgcaaagaaggaaaaacctAAGTCGAGGGAATCATCTGAATCTCAAGGCTCTTCTCCTGACCGTAGAAAAGGTCCAGTGGCACCAAATTCACTGCAGAAACAGGAAGTATTATTTGGAGGGCTTGTTCATTTATAg
- a CDS encoding hypothetical protein (NECATOR_CHRII.G4652.T2) gives MIQSGNEEISNGSTRNEMLQSVDPNGVYICIHVEIDNCSYVSNTFTFVNEFPRIDALKNRTYVLYKIFTPSPLKGVLRFQQMFPLLNLIVHECSPPFPFVGIFANYRALNDTIIRRQRDFNSTTTTTTTTTTTPTTTTTTTTSTTTTTTTTTTTTTTTPTTTTTTTTPTTTTPTTTTTTTTTTPTTTTTTTPTTTTTTPTTTTTTPTTITTSTSLSSTTTEPTTPSTVITSAALPSSIEMTSTTSTKKEKEDDDMTIFLLLLLGLVVLVGLIVAFFLVKKFRTMRKQQLRRKVESVQKSAEKSGTSSKKSVGAKKPAVKAKQKPSKTKKPVQKKTEKAPSEGSSPDRRKGPVAPNSLQKQEVLFGGLVHL, from the exons ATGATTCAATCTGGGAATGAAGAGATTTCCAACGGCTCAAccagaaatgaaatgttgcaAAGTGTA GATCCAAACGGagtatatatttgtattcatgTAGAAATAGACAACTGCTCATACGTTTCCAACACTTTTACATTTGTGAACGAATTTCCCAGGATAGACGCACTCAAA AACCGAACCTACGTCCTCTATAAGATATTCACACCCAGTCCTCTAAAAGGAGTACTGCG cTTTCAACAGATGTTTCCACTCCTTAATTTA ATAGTACATGAGTGCTCCCCTCCTTTCCCGTTTGTCGGCATTTTCGCAAATTATAGAGCACTCAATGACACTATAATTCGAAGACAAAGAGACTTCAATAG cacaacaacaacaacaacaacaacaacaacaacaccaacaacaacaaccactACTACTACTAGTACCACTACTACtaccacaacaacaacaactactactactacgacaccaacaacaacaactactaCTACGacaccaacaacaacaacgccaacaacaacgacaacaacgacaacaacaacaccaacaacaacaacaacaacaactccaacaacaacaacaacaactccaacaacaacaacgacgactccaacaacaataacaacatcGACGTCATTATCATCAACAACAACGGAACCAACTACACCCTCTACAGTTATAACATCGGCAGCATTGCCTTCCTCGATCGAAATGACCAGCACTACCagtacgaaaaaagaaaaagaagatgatgatAT gactatcttccttttgttgttgttgggcCTCGTGGTGTTGGTAGGCCTAATTGTAGCTTTTTTCCTTGTGAAGAAATTCCGAACAATGCGCAAACAACAGTTGAGAAGGAAGGTTGAAAGTGTGCAAAAATCAGCGGAAAAAAGCGGAACTAGTAGTAAGAAGAGTGTTGGTGCGAAGAAACCCGCTGTAAAGGCTAAGCAAAAACCGAGTAAAACTAAGAAGCCAgttcagaagaaaactgaaaaagcaCCATCGGAAG GCTCTTCTCCTGACCGTAGAAAAGGTCCAGTGGCACCAAATTCACTGCAGAAACAGGAAGTATTATTTGGAGGGCTTGTTCATTTATAg